One Thiocapsa sp. genomic window carries:
- the cydD gene encoding thiol reductant ABC exporter subunit CydD, with translation MSVNAWLKSHRPLAGAALTRTIGLGVGQGLLAIAQAWLLALILNAVIFEGAGLTEIGHLMAVLLGLFLVRGVAVWLGERSAFQAAALVRAGLRDQVFRHLQHLGPRYLANERSGALVEMLTKGIDDLEGYYARFLPAMTLTMILPVVILVVVFPADWVAGTVMLVTAPLIPLFMILIGSSAQSKNQRQWKELVRMSSHFLDVIQGLTTLKLFGASRREADEVARISNAYRSSTMQVLRVAFLSSAVLEFFAAIGIAIIAVFVGFRLYGLVMPLPEWLMALPEITYLQGLFILMLAPEFYAPLRNMGVQYHARMAASAAAEQMIRVLDAEPEGRSASDPNGSDRAASGPARLQAPSPFGLRFQDVHFSYEEGRDALRGMDFEVPAGARVALVGTSGAGKTTVINLLLGFLSPTSGRILIGEQVLSDLDLEEWRSQLAWVPQQPRLFQGTIGDNIRLGRPDADLESVRAAARRARAADFIEALPAGYDNLVGERGAGLSGGQIQRIALARAFLRDAPLVILDEATANLDPESERLVQEGIEELAKGRTLLVVAHRLATVRRADRILVLASGRVAESGTHETLSASNGIYARMIAAYGQTAPGQADVWNPEREDDR, from the coding sequence ATGTCCGTCAACGCTTGGCTCAAGTCTCACCGTCCGCTTGCCGGTGCTGCGCTGACGCGCACCATCGGTCTAGGCGTCGGGCAAGGGCTGCTCGCCATCGCACAAGCCTGGTTGCTTGCCTTGATCCTGAACGCCGTGATCTTCGAGGGGGCGGGTCTGACCGAGATCGGGCACTTGATGGCGGTCCTGCTGGGGCTCTTCCTGGTGCGCGGCGTCGCCGTCTGGCTGGGCGAGCGCTCGGCCTTCCAAGCCGCTGCCTTGGTCCGCGCCGGTTTGCGCGATCAGGTGTTCCGCCACCTGCAACACCTTGGCCCGCGCTATCTGGCCAACGAGCGCAGCGGTGCCTTGGTCGAAATGCTCACCAAGGGGATCGATGACCTGGAGGGCTATTACGCCCGCTTTCTCCCGGCCATGACCCTGACGATGATCCTTCCCGTGGTGATTCTGGTCGTCGTCTTTCCGGCGGACTGGGTCGCGGGTACGGTCATGCTGGTCACCGCGCCCCTGATCCCGCTCTTCATGATCCTCATCGGGTCGAGTGCTCAGTCCAAGAATCAGCGCCAATGGAAGGAGCTCGTGCGCATGAGCTCGCACTTCCTCGACGTCATCCAGGGCCTGACGACCCTGAAGCTCTTCGGGGCGAGCCGTCGCGAGGCGGACGAGGTGGCGCGCATCTCCAATGCCTATCGCAGCAGCACCATGCAGGTCTTGCGGGTCGCCTTTCTCTCATCGGCCGTTCTGGAGTTCTTCGCCGCCATCGGCATCGCCATCATCGCCGTGTTCGTCGGCTTTCGGCTCTACGGGTTGGTGATGCCGCTGCCGGAGTGGCTGATGGCGCTCCCCGAGATCACCTATCTGCAGGGCCTCTTCATCCTGATGTTGGCGCCCGAGTTCTATGCCCCCTTGCGCAACATGGGGGTCCAGTACCACGCGCGGATGGCCGCCTCCGCCGCCGCCGAGCAGATGATCCGGGTGCTGGATGCCGAGCCGGAGGGGCGATCCGCATCCGACCCGAACGGCTCCGATCGGGCCGCATCCGGTCCCGCCCGGCTGCAGGCCCCAAGCCCCTTCGGTCTGCGTTTTCAGGATGTGCATTTCAGCTACGAAGAAGGTCGCGATGCACTGCGCGGCATGGACTTCGAGGTCCCCGCAGGCGCCCGTGTCGCACTGGTCGGGACCAGCGGGGCCGGCAAGACCACCGTGATCAATCTCCTGCTGGGCTTCCTCTCGCCGACCTCGGGTCGGATCCTGATCGGCGAGCAGGTGCTGTCCGACCTCGACCTCGAGGAGTGGCGCAGCCAACTCGCCTGGGTCCCGCAGCAGCCGCGTCTCTTTCAGGGGACGATCGGCGACAACATCCGGCTCGGCCGCCCGGATGCGGATCTCGAGTCGGTCCGTGCGGCGGCCCGTCGCGCCCGTGCCGCCGACTTCATCGAGGCATTGCCTGCCGGCTACGACAACCTGGTCGGCGAGCGCGGGGCGGGTCTCTCGGGCGGTCAGATCCAGCGCATCGCACTTGCCCGCGCCTTCCTGCGCGACGCCCCGCTGGTCATCCTGGACGAGGCGACCGCCAACCTCGATCCCGAGAGCGAGCGCCTGGTGCAGGAGGGCATCGAGGAGCTGGCCAAGGGTCGCACCCTCTTGGTCGTCGCCCACCGACTCGCGACCGTGCGCCGGGCGGACCGTATCCTGGTGCTCGCGTCGGGTCGGGTCGCCGAGTCCGGGACGCACGAGACCCTCTCCGCGTCGAACGGGATCTATGCCCGTATGATCGCGGCCTACGGCCAGACCGCACCCGGGCAGGCCGACGTTTGGAATCCGGAGCGGGAGGACGATCGATGA
- the cydC gene encoding thiol reductant ABC exporter subunit CydC, which produces MKELLRLWSLFRPYRGWMIAGTLIALLTLIANVALMALAGWFITAMAVAGVAGVAINYFAPAALIRLSAVMRTAGRYAERLVNHEATFRLIAELRVWFYRHLEPLAPARLQQYHSGDLLSRIRADIDALDNLYVRVLVPVAVAAISTVLFFIFLLLHDPLLALSGLAFLLIAGVALPVWSQGRGQAPGRRLAEDEAELRAAVIDGVQGMAELTIYGANARQAERIDGLGRRLIADQARLSSDHGVTQAAVGLSASLSLWVLLWLGIPMVHDGTLMPPQLAMLALFTLASFEAVAPLPQAFQLLGRTLAAARRLFAIVDTDPPVVEPTAPSPRPERFDIRFSGVGFSYPGAATPAVADIHLEVPQGTRAAVVGATGSGKSTLFNLLLRFWEPDAGDISIGGHSITTFRGDDLRSHIAVVSQQTYLFDTTIRENLQIAAPEATQEAIEAACRVAQIHDFISELPDGYGTWVGETGVRLSGGQARRIAVARALLKDAPILLLDEPTEGLDAETERSLMQALDRLMVGRTVLLITHRPAGLDWVDRVLVLDNGREIARGDSNVIPEATQGALLRDAAGAAA; this is translated from the coding sequence ATGAAGGAGCTGTTGCGTCTCTGGAGCCTGTTTCGGCCCTATCGCGGCTGGATGATTGCCGGCACCCTGATCGCCCTCTTGACCCTGATCGCCAATGTCGCGCTCATGGCCTTGGCGGGCTGGTTCATCACCGCCATGGCGGTGGCCGGTGTCGCCGGGGTCGCCATCAACTACTTCGCGCCCGCCGCCTTGATCCGCCTGAGCGCCGTGATGCGCACTGCCGGTCGCTATGCCGAGCGCCTGGTCAATCACGAGGCCACCTTCCGGCTGATCGCCGAGCTGCGGGTCTGGTTTTACCGCCATCTCGAGCCGCTGGCCCCCGCGCGTCTGCAGCAGTATCACAGCGGCGACCTGCTGAGCCGCATCCGTGCCGACATCGACGCCTTGGACAACCTCTATGTCCGCGTGCTGGTGCCCGTGGCGGTCGCCGCCATCAGCACGGTGCTCTTCTTCATCTTCCTGCTCCTGCACGACCCGTTGCTGGCGCTCTCCGGGCTCGCCTTCCTGCTCATCGCCGGCGTCGCCTTGCCCGTTTGGTCGCAAGGGCGCGGTCAAGCCCCCGGGCGTCGGCTCGCCGAGGACGAGGCCGAGCTGCGTGCGGCCGTCATCGACGGTGTTCAGGGCATGGCCGAGCTGACGATCTACGGGGCCAACGCGCGCCAGGCCGAGCGTATCGACGGCCTGGGTCGGCGCCTCATCGCCGACCAGGCCCGCTTGAGCAGCGATCACGGCGTCACCCAGGCGGCGGTCGGTCTGAGCGCGAGCCTGAGCCTCTGGGTGCTGCTCTGGCTCGGCATCCCCATGGTGCACGACGGCACCCTGATGCCCCCGCAGCTGGCCATGCTCGCACTCTTCACGCTGGCGAGCTTCGAGGCCGTCGCGCCGTTGCCCCAGGCCTTCCAGCTTCTCGGTCGGACACTGGCCGCCGCGCGGCGACTCTTCGCCATCGTCGATACCGATCCTCCCGTCGTCGAGCCGACCGCACCCTCGCCCCGACCGGAGCGCTTCGACATCCGCTTCAGCGGTGTCGGATTCAGCTATCCGGGTGCCGCGACACCGGCCGTCGCCGACATCCATCTCGAGGTCCCGCAGGGCACCCGAGCCGCGGTCGTCGGCGCCACCGGCTCGGGCAAGAGCACGCTCTTCAACCTGCTGCTGCGCTTCTGGGAGCCGGATGCCGGAGACATCAGTATCGGCGGTCACTCCATCACCACCTTCCGCGGGGACGACCTGCGCAGTCATATCGCGGTGGTCAGCCAGCAGACCTATCTCTTCGACACCACCATCCGCGAGAACCTGCAGATCGCTGCGCCCGAGGCCACGCAGGAGGCGATCGAGGCCGCCTGCCGCGTCGCCCAGATCCACGACTTCATCAGCGAGCTGCCCGACGGCTACGGCACCTGGGTGGGGGAGACCGGGGTGCGTCTCTCCGGCGGACAGGCCCGGCGCATTGCGGTTGCCCGCGCCCTGCTCAAGGATGCCCCCATCCTGCTGCTGGACGAGCCCACGGAGGGTCTGGATGCCGAGACCGAGCGCAGTCTCATGCAGGCGCTCGACCGTCTCATGGTCGGGCGCACCGTGCTGCTCATCACCCACCGCCCCGCCGGGCTGGATTGGGTCGACCGCGTTCTGGTTCTCGACAACGGGCGCGAGATCGCCCGCGGCGATTCCAACGTCATCCCGGAAGCCACGCAAGGGGCCTTGCTGCGAGACGCCGCGGGCGCGGCGGCGTAA